TAGGCTACCGCCTATGCTACGCAAACGGGTTTTGGATGAAGGGGGAAGCGCGATGTAGCGAAGCTACTTGCCTACGGCAATCGCTGTTTTGGAATGAGTGGGAAAGCGCGATTAGGCTACCGCCTATGCTACGCAAACGGGGGTTGGGATGAAGGGGGAAGCGCGATCGGGGTTTGGGATGAGTTGGGAGGCGCGATCGCTGATCAGTTTTCAAAAATAGGGCTGAAAATGATAAAATTAATAGAATGGAGTTTGATTTATCTAAACACGCTCAAGAAGAACTAACGAAACGAAAAATTCCTTTGCGAGTTTTAGAGTTAATTTTAAATCATCCTAGTTAAATTATTGAGGAAGATAAACTAACAATTTATCAAGGTTTATTTACTGGTAATAATGGTAAGAAATATCTACTAAGAGTCTTTCTGAACACTACTGCGAAACCAGTAAAAGTAATTACAGTCTATAAAACTAGCAAAATCAGTAAGTATTGGAGGAACTTATGAAAATAAAATATGATGCCGAAGTTGATGTTTTGCGAGTTCATTGGTCAAATGATTCTATTGAGGAAAGTGACGAAACTGAACCTGGTGTAATTCTAGATTATAACGAGAAAGGAATAGTGATTGGTGTGGAAGTTTTAAACGCTTCTCAAACCGTAGAAAACTGGCAAAAAATACAAGAAATAAAGCTTGAAAGTTGTTAATTCAATGCACAAGTGAAGCCTAATCGTTGTTTTTTGGGAATGAGAGGGAGTAGCGCGATTGGGTGTTGGGGTGAGAGGGGAAGCGCGATCGGGGTTTGGAATGGGGAAGGAAGCGCGATTAGGCTACCGCCTATGCTTCGCAAACGGGTTTTGGGGTGAGGGGGAGTAGCGCGATTTTGGGGATGGGAAGGAAAGCGCGATCATTCTCCAGCTCTTGCTTTTAACAAACTAATCACTTCTTCCGATAGCCATAAACCAGAATCTTGTAAGGCTTTTAATCTTGGTGTCACTGAGGAAATTAAGCCTTTGCGCTTGGCTAAAACAATCATTGCGCCTGTTCCTAATGTAGGAATATTAAAAGTTTTTGCACATTTTCTTGCTGCCATATCATCTACCATTGCTGTATAGTCAAGGTGAGTGAGAGCGTAGCTAAGAACCTGTGATTCTCCAACACCTAAATCCCATGCTTCTATCTTCCGATGAACTCTTTCGAGTTTTCTATAATTAATCCATTTCGTTTTCGGTAACATCTGTGCTGCATCATCTAATTGTCCAGGGATAACAATTTCGTCCCAAACGCCTTGTGGAATAACAATTTCTTGAAACAGTTGAGGTAAAAGTTCTGCTTGATTGCTTTTAAATAAGGTGATCAACGGTGAAGCATTAACAACCACTTTAGCTATTGCCACTGATTTAACTCCTCAGTTAATTCAGCTTCAGTGTATTGAAAAACAGAAACTTTGTATCGATTTAAAGCGTTGATAAAATCTGCTCTTGTTAAACCAGCAACTTCAGCACCTTTCCCTTGTGAAATTTCTCCTAATTCGTACCATTTGACAGCAGCAGCTACTCGCATTTCTTGGACAAATTCATTGGGTGCTTTGCGAAGGGCTGAAAATGCTGTTTCTGGTAGCTCTACTTCAACTTTTGCCATTTTTTCAGTGATTTGACTAGATTGATGACTCTTAACTGAATGTTAGCGTAAAAGACAAATATTGTTAGTTTTTATCTTGATGCGATGAGAAGATGCTCACGCTTTGCTCCGCCCCATTATACCGTCAGGTTAATGGGAGATGAATCGTCGCCCAAAAAAATAAAGTCCGACAGGACAACCTTAAATCTTTTGTGTTAGCATTAATTTAACCACAAAGTTTAGCATAAGATGTTTGTTTTAGAGTTTAAGGTCAAAGCCAAAAAAACTCAATATCAAGCCATTGACGAAGCAATTCGGACGACTCAATTCGTACGAAATAAGTGCATTCGTTACTGGATGGATAATCAAGGCGTTAATAAATACGCTTTGAATAAGCTCTGTAAACAATTAGCAGAGGAGTTTCCTTGGGCTAAAGAACTAAACTCTATGGCTAGACAGTCCGCTGCTGAACGGGCTTGGTCTGCAATTAGTCGGTTCTACGATAACTGTAAAAAAGGGATTAAAGGTAAAAAGCGAGTGCTTAATTCGGAGGTCTCCTCCGAATGTAAGAAGCACTCAAGAGGATATCCTCAGTTCCAGAAAAACAACCGCAGTGTCGAGTATAAAACTTGTGGTTGGAAACTGGACTTAAACACCCGAAAGCATATAACTTTCACTGACAAAAAAGGCATTGGTCGGGTGAAATTAGTTGGAACTAGAGACCTCCATTTCTATCATCCTGATGAAATTAAACGAATTCGATTAGTTCGTCGTGCTGATGGATATTACTGCCAATTCCTCATCAATACAGAAGTCAAAGAACAATTAGAACCAACTAAAAGAACCATAGGATTAGATGTTGGTTTAGAATCTTTCTACACTGACTCTGATGGTCATAAAGAGCCTAATCCTCGTTTCTTTAGAGAGGGGGAACAGAAATTAAAACGGCTTCAACGCCGTCTTTCTAAGAAACAGAAAGGATCATCTAATCGAAGAAAAGCTAGACAGAAGTTAGGGAAAGCACATTTAAGAATAAGTAGGCAACGTAAAGAACATGGGAGTGCGACTCGTTGGATGGTGAAGTGGCAGGGGTTTCATACCTCTTTTCGAGCCATCCCAGACGAAAACTCCCCTTGGAGTCCGTCTGAACTCTATCTCCTTATTGGTGAGGCTCATCTGCCAAGTCCAATCATTCCAGTGTGCGGAATGACATCGCTACCCTTATCAAAGCGTTGGTTACGTGAAGATAAAGCAGGGTAGTTAAATGTGGGATAAGTCCAAACTCTAGGACGACCTCCTGCTAGAACGTGACTATGACTAGGAGACGAACTTACGCCTGAACCATAGTAATCTTTACCCTGAGAAAGGAGTTGACACTCAGGACACAAAAAGTGAAAACGGTTGGATTTAAGCATTGGCGTTCTTAAATCGCACATCAAAGTAACCGTCGGTGGATAGTAAGGGTCTAAGGTCACAAACAAAGGAAATAGGGAACGAGTTAACCCTTCAGATATCTCTCAGTCAAGGTCGATAGACTGAGTAGCCAAACCAAAGGCGCAAAAATCTGGGTCATCTGTCAGGATACCGAAGGGTGGGATTGAGTTAGAAGCGAACGCCCTCTATAAAAAGAGGGATATGCTGACGAACTCACTGTAAGACAAAAGATAGAGGTACTCAGTAGAGTTGATAAGTTATGAGACAGTCCTCTGGGCTAGTTACTAAATATAGACGATGGTTTTGGCTTTCCTTCTTAACCTTCCGAATGAATGACCAGACGTGGTTATGGCGGAATATAAACTGGAAGAAAGTTGAAGTCAAAGTTTTTAAGCTCCAAAAGCGCATCTATCAAGCGTCCCAATGTGGTGATGTCAAAAAGGTTCGTAAACTCCAAAGATTGTTGTCAAAGTCCTTTTACGCAAAGCTGTTCGCAGTGAGAACCGTATCGCAGGACAACCAAGGAAAAAGAACGGCTGGTGTGGATGGTGTTAAATCGTTAACCCCTCCCGAAAGGTTGACCTTGGCTGGTTCACTTCAATTTGCAAATAAATCAAAGCCTGCTCGAAGAGTGTGGATACCAAAGCCCGATGGTTCTAAACGCGGATTAGGGATTCCGACTCTTTATGAACGGGCAAAGCAAGCTGTACTAAAAATGGCTCTAGAGCCAGAATGGGAAGCAAAGTTTGAACCTAACTCTTATGGATTCAGAAAAGGACGGGCTTGTCACGATGCCATAGAAACAATATGGAATGGATTAAGGATTAAGGGCAAATACGTCCTAGATGCAGATACATCCAAATGTTTCGACCGTATCAACCATGATTACTTACTACAAAAATTGAATACATCTCCGACCTTCGCTCGTCAAATCAGAGCGTGGTTAAAAGCAGGGGTCGTGGATGGTGGGTCGTTATTCCCCACAGAAGAGGGGACTCCACAAGGCGGGGTCATTTCTCCGTTATTAGCAAATATAGCCCTTCATAGCCCTTCATGGGCTAGAAACCGCAGTCAGGGAATACATTGTCAACCAACCTCCCGAAAAGGTGGGGATAAAAGGTAAACGGGACAAATTGAGAACCCTTGACTTTGTAAGATACGCAGATGATTTTGTGTTAATGCACTGGAATCGGGAAATTATGGAGGAATGTAATATGAAATATCTAAATGTTTGCTACAGATAAAGCATTGAGAATAAAGTCCCATCCAGTGATCTGAGTAATCACTTGAGAACTTAATTTTGATAAGATTTTGGAAAGTCGCTTTCTTAAATCATCTAAATCGGGAAAGAATTCCCATTTCAAAGGTTTCTTAATTTCTTGCCATAATCGTTCAATGGGATTAACTTCTGGGGAATAAGGTGGTTGGAAAATTAAAATGACATTATCAGGAAGTTGTAACTCTAACCAAGTATGGCAACGACTGTTATCAACTTGTATTAAGTGTAAATCGTCAGGATATTCTTGAGCAAACCAGCTTAAATACTGCTCAAAGCAAAGACCATCAAGATGAGAAAATTCTCTGAAAAAATTCTCTCCCGTTCTCGGTTCCACTAAACCGTACAACCATAAATAATCAAACTTCCACTGTTTTTTTCCTGTCGGTTGAATTCCTTTACCTGTAATTTTTGTATCGTGAAGTGTGATTAACCCGATTCGAGATTCATCTTGGCACCAATATCTAATGTTTTGATATCGTTTAACCTTTTCTGAATTAGCTTCTAGTTGGGTTGTAACAATTTCACTTAGTTTTTTTTAAAAGCTTCCGGTGCTCCCAATTCCTGTTTGCTATGAACTGGACGTGGCACTTTCAGTTTTCCTTCTAAACCATAGCGGACTCGTTTATGAACAGCACTATAACTAATATCAATATCTTGAATTAACTGAAGCCATGTTTGAATTTCCTTATAACTAGAAAATCCTTCTGGATCTTCTAGTTCTTGGATTAATTTTTTTTCTACTGATGGCGTGATTTTAGGGACTCGCCCAGGACTTTTCTTAACTTCTAAAAGACCTTTGAGACCTCCTTTGCGATATTTACTGAGCCATCTTGATACTGTCGTTCGGTGTTTTCCGATTAGGGAGGCGAGCGCGCCGGTACTTCTGACTTGGTTCGTTTTCAGCCAATACAAGACTTGGATTCGTTCTTTGACTTCACTGTTTTGGGAGAAGTTGAGCTGTTTTTTAAGCTCTTGAGCTGACTCGGCAATCTCAATTTTAATGACACCTGCCATAGCTAATCTCGATTACTAACAATCTCTCCCTCTATTTGTAGCATACACAGTTCCATTTCATATAACCCTCTTTTGTCATTTTCCGAGATAAAATGATAAGAAAGGAAAAGTAAGAATAAAGAGGGAAGCGACTGCTCATGATGGATGTAGCTTTACAGATTCGTCAACACCTACCGCGAGACCCAGAACCTACTAGCGCGATCGTAGACAACTATTGTGGTTACTATCAAGACCTGTTTCAAGATGTGAGAAATTATGAATGCTTTAAATTTTTACATTTAGGACTCATCGCACCGATTAAACGAAAATCTCTACCAGAAATTGCCAAAGTCGTCGGGATTACTTCTGCACAATCTCTACATCACTTCCTTGCTAACTCACCTTGGTCAGTAGAACAATTAAGAGAAAGAAGATTACAAAAAACTAAAGAAGCCTTAAAGGGAAAAGCAATCACCGTCATTATTGATGAAACTGGAGATAGAAAGAAGGGAAATCGTACCGATTATGTCGCTAGACAATACTTAGGAAGTTTGGGCAAAATTGACCAAGGAATCGTCTCGGTCAATGCTTATGGAGTGTATCAAGATATCACTTTCCCCTTAAAGTTTAAGGTATTTAAGCCCAAAGGAACTCTCAAACCAGGGGATAAATACCAAACCAAGATTGAATTAGCCATAGAACTGATTCAAGAGTTAATTGATTTTGGCTTTAACATTGACCTAGTTTTAGCAGATAGCTTGTATGGAGAAAGTAGCAATTTCATCAATACTTTAACTCACTATCAGCTCTCCTATGTAGTAGCAATTAGAAGTAATCATAGTGTCCTACTGCCCCCAGGACAAAGGGTAAGAGCCAATAAATGGTGTCAATTTACTCGCACCTTTAGTGATAACAGTTCCGAAACCAGATACATTCGAGAAATTGTTTATGGCAAGAGACGAAAAATCACTTATTGGGATCTCACCACTGACCCAGAAACTTTGCCCAGTAATGGGACCTCTTTTGTTATGACCAATCTTCAAGGGAAGGTCAAGAAAAAACTAGGAGACCTTTACGGTTTAAGAACTTGGGTGGAATATGGATTTCGCCAATGTAAGCAAGAATTGGGTTGGAAAGATTATCGTTTCACCAAGTTTTCTGAGATCGAGAAGTGGTGGGAAATCATTTACTGTGTTTATTTAATGGTGAGCTTACAAACGCCAGGTTTTAGCTCTTTTGAGCAAGATGAAGACAGTGATGATAAGACACAACCATCAACAAGTAATAATTCTCCTCAACATCCCAATTGGAGGAAGGGAAATAGCTGGAAAGATGCCTTACATAACCTACGTTTAGTTATGGAACCATGGTTCTTATTTTGGTTAGTTGTCCCTTGGCTAGAGATGTTTAATAATGACCACTTATTATTGGGGTTTCAGCATTTATTTTCTTCTGTTCATCAAGTTAAAATAGGTTTTTAAGAGTTGATTAGAACTCATTATTTTTTACTTCTTGCTTCGGAAAGTGACAAAAGAGGGATAAAGTAATAATTGAGGATTTTCTCTCTAAAATTGGTTGTGAACTGAAACCATCGAAAACACGCCTTTGCCATACCGCCAAAACTGTAGAAGATGATACAGTGGGTTTCGACTTTTTGGGATTCACAATACGACAGTATGAGGTAGGAAAACATCAGCATGGCAAGAAAAAATCTAATTTAATGACAATAATCAAGCCCTCGGACGAAAAGGTGAAGCTACATTATCAAAAGCTGGCTGATACCATCGACCGTCATCAAGCATCAAAACAGATAGATTTAATTAAAGAATTAAATCCTATCATCAAAGGATGGTCTAATTATTACTCAGCCTGCTGTAGTTTTGAAACCTTTACAGACCTAGACTATAAAATATGGTCAAAACTTCGTCGATGGGCAAAACGCCGACACCCCAATAAAGACTGGGAATGGGTAACTAAGAAATACTGGAGACAAGCTGTTGAAGGTAGGAAAGATAAATGGGTCTTCTCGTTAACAGATGGACTCTACCTAGAAAAGCATAGCTGGACACCACATAAAGATTACGTGAAAGTGAAAGGAGATGCTTCACCGTTCAATGGGGACTGGCGTTATTGGAGTTCCAAAATGGGTTCATATCCTGACGTAAAGGTTGAAGTTGCAAAACTTCTTAAAACCCAAAAAGGAAAGTGTGCAATTTGCGGACTACACTTCCAAGATGGAGACTTGTGGGAGGTTGACCATATAACGCCTCGTAGTAAAAAGGGTAAGAACACCCTAAGCAATAAACAACTTCTCCATCGACACTGCCATGATGTAAAATCTCGTAATGATGGTAGTTACGAGGGATGTGCCTAATGACAATAGGTTGTCTTAGAGAGGAGCGAAGTGAAGGGAAACTTTCATGCTTCGTTCTGAAGACCAGTAGGGAGGGCGACTTCCCTGCTGAGTTTAACTGAGACTGGCGCGTTGCGTAGTGAAGTCTAACGACCTCATCGCCTATGAAAACTTAAGTGTGTCTAACATGGTTAAGAACCACTGTCTCGCTAAGTCAATCTCAGATGTAGGCTGGTATCAATTCCGAGTCTGGTTAGAGTATTTTGCACAAAAGTTTGGGAAAGTAGCGGTGGCTGTTCCTCCTCACTACACTTCTCAAGAATGCTCTAACTGTGGTCGAATTGTGAAAAAGTCTCTATCAACTAGAACCCATGCTTGTCAGTGTGGGACTAAATTGGATAGAGATGAAAATGCCGCGATTAACATTCTGAGAGAAGGACTCCGTACAGTCGGGCGGACTGGAACGGCCCCCTCTCTTTCTCCCCCAGTGGGGGAGATGTAAGAGGGGGAAACGCTTGTGGAGAGACCCGCCTCTACTTCAGTTGTTTCCGAACAATTGGGGCAAGCGGACTCGTCTGCTGGAAACCTAGTTTCTAGTAGTTAGAAGCAAGAATCTCCCACTATAATCTCTGATTTAGTGGGAGAGCGTCAACCTCGTTACCTGAATCCGCAAAAAGATGATCACTTGATAATAATCGCTGTTTTGGGATGAGGAGGGAAGCGCGATTAGGCTATCGCCTATGCTACGCAAACGGGGTTTGGGATGAGAAGGAAAGCGCGATCGGGGTTTGGATGAAGGGGGAAGCGCGATCGGGATTTTGGATGATGAAGGGAGTAGCGCGATCGCTATTTTTGGGGGATGGGGAAGGAAGCGCGATCGGGTTTTGGGATGAGATGAGGAGCGCGATGTAGCGAAGCTACTTGCCTACGGCAATCGGGTTAAGATTGTTTTTTCTTGTTAGCCTCCTTTTTTACCATCTCTAGAGGTAAATCCAACCACTGCGCGATCGTATTTAACTCAACACCAGAGTCTAGCATTCTTGATACTGCCTCTAGCTTCCCTTCCTGTTTCCCTTCTAGTTTTCCTTCCTGTTTCCCTTCTAGTTTCCCTTCCTGTTTCCCTTCCGTAAACACTTCTTGATAAAATCTTGTCTGTTTTAAATCATCAACCCCTAACATGGCAGCAATCTCCTTCCGACTCATTTTTGGAAACTTATAAACCATAATACTCTCGATTAAGTCTATAATATCATTTCTGAGTTTTGTCTCCTTTACTTCTCTAGAAACTGACTCTAATAGCCTTTGCGCTTGTTGTGAAACTTCCGTTTCTTTTGAAGTAATTAATTTCACTAAGCGCACTCCCAAAGGACAATTTTCTCCTTCCTCTAATTCATCAAGATAAATTCGCCTCACTTGCTCCAAATTTAACAACGGTTGGAAATGAGGTTCACTATTTCTTTCTATAGTGCGAGTCGGATAAATCACTACTACTTGCCAAGGATGCACAGGCTGATATTGTTTGATATATAGAAAAAGTTCAGAAAAAATGCGAGAATAAAGTTGCTCATCAGGTTGGAACTGCACTTCTACCACATAAAATGGGTCTTTTTTGTTGCCACTGCTAGGAAAAAAGATACCGTCAATGCGAAACGCTAATTGCTTAACTTCTACCGAGGTAAACTGATAATTGCAATCAGCTTGAGATGAACCAGAAAGAAGTTCAAAAAATAATTGCGGTCGTATTTGGAATAATCGGTAAAAAAGGCTGTCTGTCTTCAACTTCTTGGATTTAGTAGCAGTTAATTATCGTTTTAGGTTATCACACCTTTAGTCATAATGAAGTTAATCGCTACTTGGAAGGAGGGGGAAAGCGCGTTTGCGAAGCATAGGCGGAGCCTAATCGGTGTTTAGGGTGAGGGAGGGAGTAGCGCGATCGAGAATAACGTCAAAAGATTAAGTGAGCTGTTGCAAATTGGTAAATCCTTGTACAATAACAAAGAATTGATTTTCGGTATATACTAGAAATGAAGTTTGAATGGGATGAGAACAAAGCGAAATCCAATGTTGTTAAGCATGGTATTACCTTCTTAGAAGCAGTAACAATTTTTGCTGATCCTTATCTGTTATTTACCGAAGACTCTCAGCACTCTCAAAAAGAAGAAAGAGAATGGGCAATTGGAGAAACAGAGAACGGTTCACTAATTGTTGTTGTATTTACAATTCGTGATGAAAAAATTAGGATTATAAGTGCAAGGAAAGCAAGTAGAACTGAGCGAAAGCAATATGAACAAGGAATCTGAATTCCCCTTTGAAAGAGCAAGACGAGTTACTTCACAAGAACACGAACAATTTAAAGAAGCAATTTCATCTCAATTTGGAATTAACTTAAAAAATAGAGGACGACCCCCTAAAAATCAAGAAGAAAAATATGAGCCAATTTCGATTAGAATCCACCCGAAAGTGCTGGCTTGGGCAAAAGAAGAAGCAAGCAGGAGAGGAATTGGTTATCAAACGATTATTAATGAAATTCTGCTAAAGCAAATTCGTGAATAGTTTTAAAGCTTATCCTTAGCCACTTGCGATCGGGGTTTGGATGAAGGGGAAAGCGCGATCGGTTTTGGAGATGGGGAAGTAGCGCGATTAGGCTACCGCCTATGCTACGCCAACGGGTTTTGGGATGAGTACAATGAGCAAAAGTTAGGCTGCAAATTGTCGAACTTCTAACTGTGTTCCGTGCGCGATCGCGTTTTCTGCCTGTTCTAACAATAAATCAGTTGTCTGCTCACTTAAGTAATACTCACCACAATTTTCACAGACTTCAGCAGGGACATTTTTAAAAATTAAAATAACTCCCTCCCTTTCTAAAGGAACTGTCACTTTACCCTGCTTAATTTCTCCTTGCTGGCAAATTGAACATTTCATGTTTTCTTTCTCCTCTTATAATCTAATTCCCAGAGTTCAGAATTGGGTTGATAAGTTGTAATAATGTAAGCTCTTCTTGTTTTAAAGTCGAAGCCCACCACCACATGAATGGGATGATCAGAAACGAAACCTAAAAATAAGTAACTTGGATAAGGAGAGTCATCAAGATATGCTCTAATTACTTCCCCTGCTGAAAGAACTGTTTTTACTTCAGCTTTGCTAATTTTCCGAGAAAACATTTGCTTAATCGCATGGCTAGAAAAAATTAACTGCTCATATTCCATGCTGTCTTAATATCTTCTTGTTTCCCTCACCCTTATTGTCGTTAATTATTTTAGCAGAAGGGCTGAGAATCCTACGACTACAACTCGCGCGTTCCTTTGCGCCGTACGACGGCGCAGGGTCACTCGTCAATTTTAATTTAGTCGGTAGACGGGGCGTATAAACCTCCGACCCAACTTGAATCGAATTCAAGTTGGAATGCACCTAGTGCATTCCGCACATCTGG
This window of the Euhalothece natronophila Z-M001 genome carries:
- a CDS encoding RNA-guided endonuclease InsQ/TnpB family protein — protein: MFVLEFKVKAKKTQYQAIDEAIRTTQFVRNKCIRYWMDNQGVNKYALNKLCKQLAEEFPWAKELNSMARQSAAERAWSAISRFYDNCKKGIKGKKRVLNSEVSSECKKHSRGYPQFQKNNRSVEYKTCGWKLDLNTRKHITFTDKKGIGRVKLVGTRDLHFYHPDEIKRIRLVRRADGYYCQFLINTEVKEQLEPTKRTIGLDVGLESFYTDSDGHKEPNPRFFREGEQKLKRLQRRLSKKQKGSSNRRKARQKLGKAHLRISRQRKEHGSATRWMVKWQGFHTSFRAIPDENSPWSPSELYLLIGEAHLPSPIIPVCGMTSLPLSKRWLREDKAG
- a CDS encoding group II intron reverse transcriptase, giving the protein MGFDFLGFTIRQYEVGKHQHGKKKSNLMTIIKPSDEKVKLHYQKLADTIDRHQASKQIDLIKELNPIIKGWSNYYSACCSFETFTDLDYKIWSKLRRWAKRRHPNKDWEWVTKKYWRQAVEGRKDKWVFSLTDGLYLEKHSWTPHKDYVKVKGDASPFNGDWRYWSSKMGSYPDVKVEVAKLLKTQKGKCAICGLHFQDGDLWEVDHITPRSKKGKNTLSNKQLLHRHCHDVKSRNDGSYEGCA
- a CDS encoding BrnA antitoxin family protein; this encodes MNKESEFPFERARRVTSQEHEQFKEAISSQFGINLKNRGRPPKNQEEKYEPISIRIHPKVLAWAKEEASRRGIGYQTIINEILLKQIRE
- a CDS encoding Rpn family recombination-promoting nuclease/putative transposase, yielding MKTDSLFYRLFQIRPQLFFELLSGSSQADCNYQFTSVEVKQLAFRIDGIFFPSSGNKKDPFYVVEVQFQPDEQLYSRIFSELFLYIKQYQPVHPWQVVVIYPTRTIERNSEPHFQPLLNLEQVRRIYLDELEEGENCPLGVRLVKLITSKETEVSQQAQRLLESVSREVKETKLRNDIIDLIESIMVYKFPKMSRKEIAAMLGVDDLKQTRFYQEVFTEGKQEGKLEGKQEGKLEGKQEGKLEAVSRMLDSGVELNTIAQWLDLPLEMVKKEANKKKQS
- a CDS encoding DUF3368 domain-containing protein, whose translation is MAIAKVVVNASPLITLFKSNQAELLPQLFQEIVIPQGVWDEIVIPGQLDDAAQMLPKTKWINYRKLERVHRKIEAWDLGVGESQVLSYALTHLDYTAMVDDMAARKCAKTFNIPTLGTGAMIVLAKRKGLISSVTPRLKALQDSGLWLSEEVISLLKARAGE
- a CDS encoding IS701 family transposase, with the protein product MDVALQIRQHLPRDPEPTSAIVDNYCGYYQDLFQDVRNYECFKFLHLGLIAPIKRKSLPEIAKVVGITSAQSLHHFLANSPWSVEQLRERRLQKTKEALKGKAITVIIDETGDRKKGNRTDYVARQYLGSLGKIDQGIVSVNAYGVYQDITFPLKFKVFKPKGTLKPGDKYQTKIELAIELIQELIDFGFNIDLVLADSLYGESSNFINTLTHYQLSYVVAIRSNHSVLLPPGQRVRANKWCQFTRTFSDNSSETRYIREIVYGKRRKITYWDLTTDPETLPSNGTSFVMTNLQGKVKKKLGDLYGLRTWVEYGFRQCKQELGWKDYRFTKFSEIEKWWEIIYCVYLMVSLQTPGFSSFEQDEDSDDKTQPSTSNNSPQHPNWRKGNSWKDALHNLRLVMEPWFLFWLVVPWLEMFNNDHLLLGFQHLFSSVHQVKIGF
- a CDS encoding helix-turn-helix domain-containing protein, encoding MAGVIKIEIAESAQELKKQLNFSQNSEVKERIQVLYWLKTNQVRSTGALASLIGKHRTTVSRWLSKYRKGGLKGLLEVKKSPGRVPKITPSVEKKLIQELEDPEGFSSYKEIQTWLQLIQDIDISYSAVHKRVRYGLEGKLKVPRPVHSKQELGAPEAFKKN
- a CDS encoding DUF4258 domain-containing protein; translated protein: MEYEQLIFSSHAIKQMFSRKISKAEVKTVLSAGEVIRAYLDDSPYPSYLFLGFVSDHPIHVVVGFDFKTRRAYIITTYQPNSELWELDYKRRKKT
- a CDS encoding UPF0175 family protein — its product is MAKVEVELPETAFSALRKAPNEFVQEMRVAAAVKWYELGEISQGKGAEVAGLTRADFINALNRYKVSVFQYTEAELTEELNQWQ
- a CDS encoding type II toxin-antitoxin system MqsA family antitoxin; amino-acid sequence: MKCSICQQGEIKQGKVTVPLEREGVILIFKNVPAEVCENCGEYYLSEQTTDLLLEQAENAIAHGTQLEVRQFAA
- a CDS encoding DUF2283 domain-containing protein, with translation MKIKYDAEVDVLRVHWSNDSIEESDETEPGVILDYNEKGIVIGVEVLNASQTVENWQKIQEIKLESC
- a CDS encoding BrnT family toxin, yielding MKFEWDENKAKSNVVKHGITFLEAVTIFADPYLLFTEDSQHSQKEEREWAIGETENGSLIVVVFTIRDEKIRIISARKASRTERKQYEQGI
- a CDS encoding IS630 family transposase gives rise to the protein MVTTQLEANSEKVKRYQNIRYWCQDESRIGLITLHDTKITGKGIQPTGKKQWKFDYLWLYGLVEPRTGENFFREFSHLDGLCFEQYLSWFAQEYPDDLHLIQVDNSRCHTWLELQLPDNVILIFQPPYSPEVNPIERLWQEIKKPLKWEFFPDLDDLRKRLSKILSKLSSQVITQITGWDFILNALSVANI